Proteins encoded within one genomic window of Mycobacterium dioxanotrophicus:
- a CDS encoding type VII secretion target yields MALEVDTHAVDSYAESCRTVGAEVQADCQADPSVVAAMESGYGPVGAAFTAAFGEFQAALQAAGAYVASRYERHADDLRDASQRYTTSDQDGAQRVGSVEATPVGAFDGPGGYADPNWGDFTEGSIQPLPTGPAGAGPGPSVSGGLAPVRIT; encoded by the coding sequence ATGGCGCTTGAAGTCGATACACACGCCGTTGACTCCTACGCCGAGTCCTGCCGGACCGTCGGCGCCGAGGTCCAGGCCGATTGCCAGGCAGACCCTTCGGTGGTTGCGGCGATGGAATCGGGATACGGGCCGGTCGGGGCCGCATTCACCGCCGCGTTTGGCGAGTTCCAAGCGGCTCTGCAAGCGGCAGGAGCGTACGTGGCCAGCCGGTACGAGCGCCACGCAGATGACCTCCGGGATGCCTCGCAGCGCTACACAACCTCCGATCAAGACGGTGCACAGCGAGTCGGGTCGGTGGAGGCTACGCCGGTCGGCGCTTTCGACGGTCCTGGTGGATACGCCGACCCTAACTGGGGCGATTTCACCGAGGGCAGCATTCAGCCGCTGCCCACCGGGCCCGCGGGCGCCGGCCCGGGGCCCAGCGTAAGCGGTGGCCTGGCTCCGGTGCGGATCACTTAA